The stretch of DNA ATGGGCGAGTGAAGAAGTGGGCGACTCGACTCCGCAAAACTACGTGCTTCCAGCCGGTAAAATAAGTATCAATACGGATACTTTCTGATTACCTGGGATCTTAATATGGAGTCAAGTATCATCAGATTCTGAGCTTATGGAGATAGCCATCCTTGTTGAGTTCAACGGGGTCATCTTCATTGACTAGGAGAGAAAATGCCTGTTGATGTAAATTTCATGGTTGGTGGCGAGGCAGGGCAGGGGGTGCAAACGGTGGGGTTTGTGCTGGCCAAGACCTTGGCGCGGCACAGGCTTCATGTGTTTGCGGATCAGGACTACGAATCGCGGGTAAGGGGAGGGCACAACTTCTATCGATTGAGAGCCGGAGATAAAGAGACTCATGCCCTGGCAGAAAAGATCGATGTCCTCATAGCCCTGGACCAGCAGACCATCGATCTCCATCAACAGGAGTTGAAAGCTGAAAGTACTGCTATTTTTGACCACGATAAACTGACCCTGCAAAGGAAAGGACCAAAGACGCTGGATATTCCCCTGCAACGCCTTGCTGAAGAGTCGGCTTCCGATAAGCTGATGGCCAATTCTGTAGCCATCGGAGCTGCTATTGCCGTGGGTGGCTATGATTTTGAACCGCTGGCCCAGGTGCTTCGGGAGCACTTTTCCCACCTCGGGAGTAGTTCCGCAGAAAAAAACGTCGCGGCAGCAAAATCAGGATATACTCACGCTCTTCAGAAGACTGCAGAACCCCGGCCCGTGATTTCTCCATCGGCAGGGCCTGACAGGATGCTGGTCAATGGCAATGAGGCCATTGCGCTGGGAGCGATTGCCGCCGGATGCACCTTCCTTTCGGCGTATCCGATGACTCCTGCGACATCGATCATGGAATATCTGGCAGGCAAAGCCAAGGACCTGGGTCTGGTAGTCATCCAGCCGGAGGACGAAATCGCTGCTGTTCATATGGCCATCGGGGCCAGTTTCGCAGGTGCCAGGTCTATGACGGTTACATCGGGCGGAGGTTTCTGTCTGATGGCTGAGGGGCTAGGCTTGGCCGGCATGACGGAAACGCCGTTGGTGATCGTTGAAGCTCAGCGCGCCGGTCCGGCGATCGGATTTCCCACCCGGACCGAGCAGGGCGATCTTCAATTTGCGCTCCATGCCTCGCACGGGGATTTCCCACGGGTTGTTCTAGCTCCGTCTACTATCGAGGAATGTTTCTGGCTCACTATCAGAGCATTCAACCTGGCGGAGAGATACCAGTTGCCAGTCATTTTGCTCACCGATCAGCACCTGGCCAGTTGCTATACAACGCTGGGAAAATTCGATCTCTCCAGAGTGAAGATCGAAAGAGGAGAATTGCTTTCGGAGAAAGAATTAGTCGATCCAGGAGAGTACAAGCGGTATCGGATCACCCCGTCAGGTATTTCGCCCCGAGCGCTGCCGGGCGGAAGCGCTTTGGTAGTGGCCGACTCTGATGCTCACGGTGAGGATGGTCATATGATCGAGGATGCCGAAACCCGTACCCAAATGATGCTCAAGCACCTGCGGAAGATCGAGGGTCTCAGGCGGGAGATCAGTTCACCAACAGTCTATGGGCCACCCAAAGCGGATTTCACCCTGGTTGGATGGGGGAGCACCTGCGGAG from Dehalococcoidia bacterium encodes:
- a CDS encoding 2-oxoacid:acceptor oxidoreductase subunit alpha codes for the protein MPVDVNFMVGGEAGQGVQTVGFVLAKTLARHRLHVFADQDYESRVRGGHNFYRLRAGDKETHALAEKIDVLIALDQQTIDLHQQELKAESTAIFDHDKLTLQRKGPKTLDIPLQRLAEESASDKLMANSVAIGAAIAVGGYDFEPLAQVLREHFSHLGSSSAEKNVAAAKSGYTHALQKTAEPRPVISPSAGPDRMLVNGNEAIALGAIAAGCTFLSAYPMTPATSIMEYLAGKAKDLGLVVIQPEDEIAAVHMAIGASFAGARSMTVTSGGGFCLMAEGLGLAGMTETPLVIVEAQRAGPAIGFPTRTEQGDLQFALHASHGDFPRVVLAPSTIEECFWLTIRAFNLAERYQLPVILLTDQHLASCYTTLGKFDLSRVKIERGELLSEKELVDPGEYKRYRITPSGISPRALPGGSALVVADSDAHGEDGHMIEDAETRTQMMLKHLRKIEGLRREISSPTVYGPPKADFTLVGWGSTCGAIKEAVDILRDEGISVNHLHLSEIWPFPSEAVSGMLKGSQRCFVIESNASGQMADLIRAQTGIKASGNILKFDGRPFSPGLIVDWLKKEIK